In the genome of Ptychodera flava strain L36383 chromosome 13, AS_Pfla_20210202, whole genome shotgun sequence, one region contains:
- the LOC139148287 gene encoding zinc finger protein 26-like, translating to MRRFTCKVCSKSLTRSNHLQRHLRIHTEETPFVCKVCCKSFTPHQHHINTHKNEKPFVCKVCGKGFTVNGSLKLHMLTHTNEKPFVCKVCSKGFTQTGNLKTHMRTHTGEKPFVCKVCGKGFTVNGSLKLHMLTHTNEKPFVCKVCSKGFTQTGNLKTHMRTHTHEKPFVCKVCGKGFTVNGSLKLHMLTHTNEKPFVCKVCSKGFTQTGNLTTHMRTHTHEKPFVCKVCGKGFTVNGSLKLHMLTHTNEKPFVCKVCSKGFRDNGQLKVHMRKHTDEKPYVCKVCGKGFTQTGNLKTHMLTHTHEKPFVCKVCGKRFTQNGNLKTHMMTHTHGKPFVCKVCGKRFTENGNLKTHMMTHTHEKPFVCKVCGKRFTQNVSLKTHMMTHTHEKPFVCKVCDKGFTVNGSLKLHMLTHTNEKPFVCKVCGKGFARNGQLKVHMWTHTGEKPFVCKVCDKGFTVNGSLKLHMLTHTNEKPFVCKVCSKGFTQTGNLKTHMRTHTGEKPFVCKVCDKGFTLNRNLKTHTRTHTHEKPLSAKCVARVLH from the coding sequence ATGAGGCGATTCACTTGTAAAGTGTGTAGTAAGAGTTTAACAAGGAGTAACCATCTGCAAAGACATCTAAGGATTCACACAGAGGAAACACCTTTTGTTTGTAAAGTATGCTGTAAGAGTTTTACACCACATCAACACCACATCAACACACAtaaaaatgaaaagccatttgtctgcaaagtgtgtggcaaagGTTTCACTGTTAATGGAAGTCTGAAACTTCATATgctgacacatacaaatgaaaagccttttgtctgcaaagtgtgtagCAAGGGTTTCACACAAACTGGAAATCTCAAAACTCATATGCGGACACATACAGGTgagaagccttttgtctgcaaagtgtgtggcaaagGTTTCACTGTTAATGGAAGTCTGAAACTTCATATgctgacacatacaaatgaaaagccttttgtctgcaaagtgtgtagCAAGGGTTTCACACAAACTGGAAATCTCAAAACTCATATGCGGACACATACACATgagaagccttttgtctgcaaagtctGTGGCAAAGGTTTCACTGTTAATGGAAGTCTGAAACTTCATATgctgacacatacaaatgaaaagccttttgtctgcaaagtgtgtagCAAGGGTTTCACACAAACTGGAAATCTCACAACTCATATGCGGACACATACACATgagaagccttttgtctgcaaagtctGTGGCAAAGGTTTCACTGTTAATGGAAGTCTGAAACTTCATATgctgacacatacaaatgaaaagccttttgtctgcaaagtgtgtagCAAGGGTTTCAGAGATAATGGACAATTGAAAGTTCATATGCGGAAACATACAGATGAGAAGCCTTATgtttgcaaagtgtgtggcaagggtttcacaCAAACTGGAAATCTCAAAACTCATATGCTGACACATACACATgagaagccttttgtctgcaaagtgtgtggcaagcgTTTCACACAAAATGGAAATCTCAAAACTCATATGATGACACATACACATGggaagccttttgtctgcaaagtgtgtggcaagcgTTTCACAGAAAATGGAAATCTCAAAACTCATATGATGACACATACACATgagaagccttttgtctgcaaagtgtgtggcaagcgtttcacacaaaatgtatCTCTCAAAACTCATATGATGACACATACACATGAGAAGCCTTTTGTCTGTAAAGTCTGTGACAAAGGTTTCACTGTTAATGGAAGTCTGAAACTTCATATgctgacacatacaaatgaaaagccttttgtctgcaaagtgtgtggcaagggttttGCACGGAATGGACAATTGAAAGTTCATATGTGGACACATACAGGTGAGAAGCCTTTTGTCTGTAAAGTCTGTGACAAAGGTTTCACTGTTAATGGAAGTCTGAAACTTCATATgctgacacatacaaatgaaaagccttttgtctgcaaagtgtgtagCAAGGGTTTCACACAAACTGGAAATCTCAAAACTCATATGCGGACACATACAGGTgagaagccttttgtctgcaaagtgtgtgacaAAGGTTTCACACTAAATAGAAATCTCAAAACTCATACGCGGACACATACACATGAGAAGCCTTTATCTGCtaagtgtgtggcaagggttttGCACTGA